The Paracoccus sp. MA genome contains a region encoding:
- the gltA gene encoding citrate synthase, whose translation MAEQKAARLHLAGKDYELAVLSPTAGPDVLDIRKLYSEADVFTYDPGFTSTASCDSTITYIDGDKGELWYRGYPIEQLADQSHYLEVCYLLLYGELPTQDQLVDFETRVTRHTMVHEQMHNFFRGFRRDSHPMATMVGVVGAMSAFYHDSIDINDPVQREIASIRLIAKVPTIAAMAYKYSLGQPFVYPRNELDYASNFLHMCFSVPAEPYHVDPALSRAMDRIFTLHADHEQNASTSTVRLAGSSGANPFACIAAGIACLWGPAHGGANQACLEMLREIGSVERIPEFIARAKDKNDPFRLMGFGHRVYKNFDPRAKVMKESADEVLDLLGVQNNPTLQVAKELERIALEDEYFVSKKLYPNVDFYSGIILEAMGFPTSMFTPIFALSRTVGWISQWKEMIADPQNKIGRPRQLYVGSPRRDYKPLDAR comes from the coding sequence ATGGCAGAACAGAAAGCCGCAAGACTGCATCTCGCGGGCAAGGACTACGAACTCGCGGTCCTGTCCCCGACTGCGGGACCGGATGTCCTCGACATCCGCAAGCTCTACAGCGAGGCGGACGTCTTCACCTACGACCCCGGCTTCACCTCGACCGCATCCTGCGATTCGACGATCACTTATATCGACGGCGACAAGGGCGAGCTGTGGTATCGCGGCTACCCGATCGAGCAGCTGGCCGACCAGTCCCATTACCTGGAAGTCTGCTATCTGCTGCTCTACGGCGAACTGCCCACCCAGGACCAGCTGGTGGATTTCGAGACCCGCGTCACGCGCCACACCATGGTGCATGAGCAGATGCACAACTTCTTCCGCGGCTTCCGCCGCGACAGCCACCCGATGGCGACCATGGTCGGCGTCGTCGGCGCCATGTCGGCCTTCTATCACGACTCGATCGACATCAACGACCCGGTGCAGCGCGAGATCGCCTCGATCCGGCTGATCGCCAAGGTGCCGACCATCGCCGCCATGGCCTACAAGTATTCGCTGGGCCAGCCCTTCGTCTATCCGCGGAACGAGCTGGATTATGCCAGCAACTTCCTGCACATGTGCTTCTCGGTCCCGGCCGAGCCCTATCATGTCGATCCGGCGCTGTCTCGCGCCATGGACCGCATCTTCACGCTGCACGCCGATCACGAGCAGAACGCCTCGACCTCGACCGTGCGGCTGGCCGGTTCCTCGGGCGCGAACCCCTTCGCCTGCATCGCCGCCGGCATCGCCTGCCTCTGGGGCCCGGCGCATGGCGGCGCCAACCAGGCCTGCCTGGAGATGCTGCGCGAGATCGGCTCGGTCGAGCGCATCCCGGAATTCATCGCCCGCGCCAAGGACAAGAACGATCCGTTCCGGCTGATGGGCTTCGGCCATCGGGTCTACAAGAACTTCGACCCGCGCGCCAAGGTGATGAAGGAATCGGCCGACGAGGTGCTGGACCTTCTGGGCGTCCAGAACAACCCGACGCTGCAGGTCGCCAAGGAGCTGGAGCGGATCGCGCTGGAGGACGAGTATTTCGTCTCGAAGAAGCTCTATCCGAACGTGGACTTCTATTCCGGCATCATCCTGGAAGCCATGGGCTTCCCGACCTCGATGTTCACGCCGATCTTCGCCCTGTCGCGCACCGTCGGCTGGATCTCGCAGTGGAAGGAGATGATCGCCGATCCGCAGAACAAGATCGGCCGGCCGCGCCAGCTCTACGTCGGCTCGCCGCGGCGGGACTACAAGCCGCTGGACGCCCGCTGA
- a CDS encoding DUF1284 domain-containing protein: MLCAIGWRGSGYSPEFTENMNAIVLGRLRADPQTPVVFTVMADAICRPCPSRRGMGCAADDRIGRLDRRHAAALGIRSGQRMTWAEAQARATARLRPGDLGRICSGCQWLDLGMCQSALADLQRAEAGRGIFPPDQPAAWDGHDDAPAAKAALRGLRDRCADAKSAP; encoded by the coding sequence GTGCTTTGCGCGATCGGCTGGCGGGGCAGCGGCTATTCGCCGGAATTCACCGAGAACATGAACGCCATCGTGCTGGGGCGGCTGCGGGCCGATCCGCAGACGCCGGTGGTCTTCACCGTCATGGCGGATGCGATCTGCCGTCCCTGCCCGTCGCGGCGCGGCATGGGCTGCGCCGCGGACGACCGGATCGGCCGGCTCGACAGGCGCCATGCCGCCGCGCTCGGCATCCGTTCGGGCCAGCGCATGACCTGGGCCGAGGCGCAGGCCCGCGCCACCGCGCGGTTGCGGCCCGGGGATCTCGGCCGGATCTGCTCGGGCTGCCAATGGCTCGATCTGGGCATGTGCCAGTCGGCGCTGGCGGATCTGCAGCGGGCCGAGGCCGGCCGGGGAATTTTCCCGCCGGATCAGCCTGCTGCCTGGGACGGGCACGATGACGCACCCGCCGCGAAGGCTGCGCTTCGGGGCTTGCGCGACCGCTGCGCGGATGCGAAATCGGCGCCATGA
- a CDS encoding SDR family oxidoreductase — protein sequence MTEHDKIALITGASRGLGAALAETLAGRGWHILAVARTTGALEELDDRIRKAGGAATLAPMDVGQPEAMVQMVQAVMGRWGGLDLWAHCAIHAAPLSPAGHIDGKDFQKSVDLNLVATRGLIGLIEPLLRARKGTALFFDDRRAGQKFFGSYGATKAGQIALARSWQAENETLGPRVVIAEPAPMPTALRARFFPGEDRARLTPCQVEAERILAEIL from the coding sequence ATGACCGAGCATGACAAAATCGCGCTGATCACCGGCGCCTCGCGCGGCCTTGGCGCCGCTTTGGCCGAAACCCTTGCCGGCCGGGGCTGGCACATCCTTGCCGTCGCCCGCACCACCGGCGCGCTGGAGGAACTGGACGACCGCATCCGCAAGGCCGGCGGCGCGGCGACGCTGGCGCCGATGGATGTCGGCCAGCCCGAGGCCATGGTGCAGATGGTGCAGGCCGTCATGGGCCGCTGGGGCGGGCTGGACCTTTGGGCGCATTGCGCGATCCATGCCGCACCGCTGTCGCCGGCCGGGCATATCGACGGCAAGGATTTCCAGAAATCGGTCGATCTGAACCTCGTCGCCACGCGCGGGCTGATCGGGCTGATCGAGCCGCTGCTGCGCGCCCGCAAGGGCACGGCACTGTTCTTCGACGACAGGCGGGCGGGGCAGAAGTTCTTCGGCAGCTACGGCGCCACCAAGGCCGGCCAGATCGCCCTGGCCCGCAGCTGGCAGGCCGAGAACGAGACGCTCGGTCCTCGCGTGGTCATCGCCGAGCCGGCACCGATGCCGACCGCGCTGCGCGCCCGCTTCTTCCCCGGCGAGGACCGCGCCCGCCTGACCCCCTGTCAGGTCGAGGCCGAGCGCATCCTGGCCGAGATCCTCTAG
- a CDS encoding cobyric acid synthase, which produces MGALMIQGTGSNVGKSLLVAGLCRAARRRGIAVAPFKPQNMSNNAAVTPDGGEIGRAQALQARAAGLAPSVHMNPVLLKPETDRAAQVVVQGRAVTRAAAADYGALKAQLMGAVLDSFARLRAAHDLVLVEGAGSPAEVNLRARDIANMGFARAAGVPVVLAGDIDRGGVIAQVVGTQAVIDPEDAAMIRGFLINRFRGDPSLFDAGRAFIAERTGWPDLGLVPWFPDAALLPAEDAVDLRRISGMGGLHIACPMLSRIANFDDLDPLAAEPGVRLTMVPPGRALPGDADLVILPGTKSTRGDLAFLREQGWDIDLFAHLRRGGRVLGICGGYQMLGRWVHDPGGHDGDPGSTPGLGLLEVETRMASEKRLTRIAGTAFGQPVEGYEIHMGRTEGPDCARPFAHIPAPDGATSPDGRVAGTYLHGLFSGDAFRAAWLAGFGAASALDYGAGVEDVLDRLAVHLEAHLDIDALFALAR; this is translated from the coding sequence ATGGGCGCGCTGATGATCCAGGGCACCGGGTCGAATGTGGGAAAATCCCTGCTGGTGGCGGGATTGTGCCGGGCGGCAAGGCGGCGCGGAATCGCCGTGGCGCCCTTCAAGCCGCAGAACATGTCGAACAATGCCGCCGTGACCCCGGACGGGGGCGAGATCGGCCGGGCGCAGGCGCTTCAGGCGCGGGCGGCGGGCCTGGCGCCCTCGGTCCACATGAACCCGGTGCTGCTGAAGCCCGAGACCGACCGGGCCGCGCAGGTGGTGGTGCAGGGCCGTGCCGTGACGCGGGCGGCGGCGGCGGATTACGGCGCGCTGAAGGCGCAGCTGATGGGCGCGGTGCTGGACAGTTTCGCCCGGCTGCGCGCCGCGCATGATCTGGTGCTGGTCGAGGGCGCGGGCAGCCCGGCCGAGGTCAACCTGCGTGCCCGCGACATCGCCAATATGGGTTTTGCCCGTGCCGCCGGCGTGCCGGTGGTGCTGGCCGGCGACATCGACCGCGGCGGCGTGATCGCGCAGGTCGTTGGCACGCAGGCGGTGATCGACCCGGAGGATGCCGCGATGATCCGCGGCTTCCTGATCAACCGCTTCCGCGGCGATCCGTCCCTCTTCGATGCCGGCCGCGCCTTCATCGCCGAGCGCACCGGCTGGCCGGACCTCGGCCTTGTGCCCTGGTTCCCCGATGCCGCGCTTCTGCCGGCCGAGGATGCGGTGGACCTGCGCCGCATCTCGGGCATGGGCGGGCTGCATATCGCCTGCCCGATGCTGTCGCGCATCGCCAATTTCGACGATCTCGACCCGCTCGCGGCCGAGCCGGGGGTGCGGCTGACCATGGTGCCGCCCGGTCGGGCCCTGCCGGGGGATGCCGATCTGGTGATCCTGCCGGGCACGAAATCGACGCGCGGCGACCTGGCCTTCCTGCGCGAGCAGGGCTGGGACATCGACCTTTTCGCGCATCTGCGGCGCGGCGGCCGGGTTTTGGGCATCTGCGGCGGCTATCAGATGCTGGGGCGCTGGGTCCACGACCCCGGCGGCCATGACGGCGACCCCGGCAGCACCCCCGGCCTGGGCCTGCTGGAGGTCGAGACCCGCATGGCGTCCGAGAAGCGGCTGACGCGGATCGCAGGCACGGCCTTCGGCCAGCCGGTCGAGGGTTACGAGATCCATATGGGCCGCACCGAGGGGCCTGATTGCGCCCGCCCCTTCGCCCATATCCCCGCGCCGGACGGCGCCACCAGCCCCGACGGCCGCGTCGCCGGCACCTATCTGCACGGGCTGTTTTCCGGCGATGCCTTCCGCGCCGCCTGGCTGGCCGGGTTCGGCGCCGCCTCGGCCCTGGATTACGGCGCCGGCGTCGAGGATGTTCTGGACCGGCTGGCCGTGCATCTGGAAGCGCATCTGGACATCGATGCGCTTTTCGCGCTGGCGCGCTAG
- the secG gene encoding preprotein translocase subunit SecG yields the protein MKGPVVENVVLTVHLILAVLLIGVVLLQRSEGGGLGMGSGGGSGVMTGRQAANALSRLTWIFAIGFIITSMTLTLIAAQNASSGSIVDQLNLGGSQPAPATSLPGIGDYAPPPGAGQPVVPGAGQPVTPPTPATETPAQTPAAPAEGEGSAPATAPVTPPAAEAPAETPAPDAPADAPAPANN from the coding sequence ATGAAAGGCCCCGTGGTGGAAAACGTCGTTCTTACCGTGCATCTGATCCTCGCCGTGCTTCTGATCGGGGTGGTGCTGCTGCAGCGGTCCGAAGGTGGCGGCCTTGGCATGGGCAGCGGCGGAGGCAGCGGCGTGATGACCGGCCGCCAGGCAGCGAACGCGCTGTCGCGCCTGACCTGGATCTTTGCCATCGGCTTCATCATCACCTCGATGACGCTGACCCTGATCGCCGCGCAGAACGCCTCCAGCGGCTCGATCGTGGACCAGCTGAACCTCGGCGGCTCGCAGCCCGCGCCGGCGACCAGCCTGCCCGGCATCGGCGACTACGCCCCGCCGCCCGGCGCGGGCCAGCCCGTGGTTCCGGGCGCCGGCCAGCCGGTGACGCCGCCCACGCCCGCGACCGAGACCCCGGCCCAGACGCCCGCCGCGCCCGCCGAGGGCGAGGGCAGCGCGCCCGCGACCGCCCCGGTGACGCCGCCGGCGGCAGAGGCTCCGGCCGAGACGCCGGCCCCGGACGCGCCAGCGGATGCGCCGGCCCCGGCCAATAACTGA
- a CDS encoding CTP synthase, translating to MARYIFITGGVVSSLGKGLASAALGALLQARGFTVRLRKLDPYLNVDPGTMSPFEHGEVFVTDDGAETDLDLGHYERFTGVSARKTDSVSSGRIYSNVLEKERRGAYLGKTIQVIPHVTNEIKDFLAIGEDEVDFMLCEIGGTVGDIEGLPFFEAIRQFAQDRPRGRCIFMHLTLLPWLAASGELKTKPTQHSVKELRSIGIAPDVLVCRSEQPIPEKERAKIALFCNVRPDAVIPAYDLKSIYEAPLAYHRAGLDQAVLDAFQISPAPRPDLSRWEDVMDRLENAEGQVRIAVVGKYTQLEDAYKSIAEALTHGGMANRVRVKADWVDSEKLEGEGAHLLDGYHGIIVPGGFGERGTEGMIAAARYAREKKVPYLGICLGMQMAVIEAARNLADMPDAGSEEFDHEAGKTRFTPVVYHLKEWVQGNYTVQRKLTDDKGGTMRLGAYTAVLQPGSKISEVYDGALEIEDRHRHRYEVDAKYREQLEAAGLSFSGMSPDGRLPEVVEYRDHPWFIGVQSHPELKSKPFEPAPLFAGFVRAAMENERLV from the coding sequence ATGGCGCGTTACATCTTCATCACCGGCGGTGTGGTTTCTTCGCTCGGCAAGGGGCTGGCATCGGCGGCGCTGGGGGCGCTGTTGCAGGCGCGCGGCTTCACCGTCCGGCTGCGCAAGCTCGACCCCTATCTGAACGTCGATCCCGGCACGATGAGCCCCTTCGAGCATGGCGAGGTCTTCGTCACCGACGACGGCGCCGAGACAGACCTGGACCTGGGCCATTACGAACGCTTCACCGGGGTCTCGGCGCGCAAGACCGACTCGGTCTCCTCCGGCCGCATCTATTCCAACGTGCTGGAGAAGGAGCGCCGCGGCGCCTATCTGGGCAAGACCATCCAGGTCATCCCGCACGTCACCAACGAGATCAAGGACTTCCTCGCCATCGGCGAGGACGAGGTCGATTTCATGCTCTGCGAGATCGGCGGCACGGTCGGCGACATCGAGGGCCTGCCCTTCTTCGAGGCGATCCGGCAATTCGCGCAGGACCGCCCGCGCGGGCGCTGCATCTTCATGCACCTGACGCTGCTGCCCTGGCTGGCCGCCAGCGGCGAGCTGAAGACCAAGCCGACCCAGCATTCGGTCAAGGAGCTGCGCTCGATCGGCATCGCCCCGGACGTGCTGGTCTGCCGCAGCGAGCAGCCGATCCCGGAAAAGGAACGCGCCAAGATCGCGCTGTTCTGCAACGTCCGCCCCGATGCGGTGATCCCGGCCTATGACCTGAAGTCGATCTACGAGGCGCCGCTGGCCTATCACCGCGCCGGCCTCGACCAGGCGGTGCTGGACGCCTTCCAGATCAGTCCCGCCCCGCGCCCCGACCTGAGCCGCTGGGAAGACGTCATGGACCGGCTGGAGAATGCCGAGGGCCAGGTCCGCATCGCCGTGGTCGGCAAATATACCCAGCTGGAAGATGCCTACAAATCCATCGCCGAGGCGCTGACCCATGGCGGCATGGCCAATCGCGTCCGGGTCAAGGCCGATTGGGTGGACAGCGAGAAGCTGGAGGGCGAAGGCGCGCATCTGCTGGACGGCTATCACGGCATCATCGTGCCCGGCGGTTTCGGCGAGCGCGGCACCGAGGGCATGATCGCCGCGGCCCGCTACGCGCGCGAGAAGAAGGTGCCCTATCTCGGCATCTGCCTGGGCATGCAGATGGCGGTGATCGAGGCGGCGCGCAACCTTGCCGACATGCCCGACGCGGGCTCCGAGGAATTCGACCACGAGGCCGGAAAGACCCGCTTCACGCCGGTCGTCTATCACCTCAAGGAATGGGTGCAGGGCAATTACACCGTGCAGCGCAAGCTGACCGACGACAAGGGCGGCACCATGCGGCTGGGCGCCTATACCGCCGTGCTGCAACCGGGCTCGAAGATCTCGGAGGTCTATGACGGCGCGCTGGAGATCGAGGACCGCCACCGCCACCGCTACGAGGTGGATGCGAAATACCGCGAGCAGCTCGAGGCGGCGGGCCTCAGCTTCTCGGGCATGTCGCCGGACGGGCGGCTGCCCGAGGTGGTGGAATACCGCGACCATCCCTGGTTCATCGGCGTGCAGTCGCATCCCGAGCTGAAGTCGAAGCCCTTCGAGCCCGCGCCGCTGTTCGCCGGCTTCGTCCGCGCGGCGATGGAGAACGAGCGGCTGGTCTGA
- the ppk2 gene encoding polyphosphate kinase 2, with product MQDQTPKDWLEAELQDTLDEDFEIEMEDAVLSQEIARIYRQTHPDQMPRADYFRELLRLQAEMIKLQDWVAHHKEKVVVIFEGRDSAGKGGAIKRITQRLNPRVARVVALPAPSDREKTQWYFQRYVPHLPAGGEIVLFDRSWYNRAGVERVMGFATEDQVQQFFDDVPEFERMLVRSGIRLVKYWFSITDEEQQMRFLMRIHDPLKQWKLSPMDLQSRVRWEDYTKAKEEMFERTNIPEAPWYIVPGNDKKRARLNCMAHLLTMVPYEPVPHEEITLPDRVFNPDYEREVLPPELYVPQRY from the coding sequence ATGCAGGACCAGACACCCAAGGATTGGCTCGAAGCCGAACTTCAGGACACGCTCGACGAGGATTTCGAGATCGAGATGGAGGACGCCGTCCTGTCGCAGGAGATCGCGCGCATCTATCGCCAGACCCATCCCGACCAGATGCCGCGCGCCGATTATTTCCGCGAGCTGCTGCGGCTTCAGGCAGAGATGATCAAGCTTCAGGACTGGGTGGCGCATCACAAGGAAAAGGTCGTGGTCATCTTCGAGGGCCGCGACAGCGCCGGCAAGGGCGGCGCGATCAAGCGCATCACCCAGCGGCTGAACCCGCGTGTCGCCCGCGTGGTGGCGCTGCCCGCGCCCTCGGACCGCGAAAAGACGCAATGGTATTTCCAGCGCTACGTGCCGCACCTGCCGGCGGGGGGCGAGATCGTGCTCTTCGACCGCAGCTGGTACAACCGCGCCGGGGTCGAGCGGGTGATGGGCTTCGCGACCGAGGACCAGGTGCAGCAATTCTTCGACGACGTGCCGGAATTCGAGCGCATGTTGGTGCGTTCCGGCATCCGGCTGGTGAAATACTGGTTCTCGATCACCGACGAGGAACAGCAGATGCGCTTCCTGATGCGCATCCACGACCCGCTGAAGCAGTGGAAGCTGTCGCCGATGGACCTGCAATCCCGCGTCCGCTGGGAGGATTACACCAAGGCCAAGGAAGAGATGTTCGAGCGCACCAACATCCCCGAGGCCCCCTGGTATATCGTGCCCGGCAACGACAAGAAGCGGGCGCGGCTGAACTGCATGGCGCATCTGCTGACCATGGTCCCCTATGAGCCGGTGCCGCATGAGGAGATCACCCTGCCCGACCGGGTCTTCAACCCGGATTACGAGCGCGAGGTGCTGCCGCCCGAGCTCTACGTGCCGCAACGTTACTAG
- a CDS encoding DUF1330 domain-containing protein — protein MPKAYWIGHVTVDDPAAYEAYRQANAAAFRKYGARFLVRGGALEVVEGQMRPRTVVVEFADLETARACYHSPEYQAALALRQPCSVADLAIVEGWEPA, from the coding sequence ATGCCCAAAGCTTATTGGATCGGCCATGTCACGGTCGACGACCCCGCCGCATACGAGGCCTATCGCCAGGCCAATGCGGCGGCCTTCCGGAAATACGGCGCGCGCTTCCTGGTGCGCGGCGGCGCGCTGGAGGTGGTCGAGGGCCAGATGCGCCCCCGCACCGTGGTGGTCGAATTCGCCGACCTGGAGACCGCCCGCGCCTGCTATCACAGTCCGGAATACCAGGCGGCGCTGGCGCTGCGGCAGCCCTGCTCGGTCGCCGACCTCGCCATCGTCGAGGGCTGGGAACCTGCCTGA
- a CDS encoding TerB family tellurite resistance protein, whose amino-acid sequence MFRNLLSRLFIDAPESSHLHGQDAEVAVASLLVRLARADDHYGKAEQQRIDQVLARRRGLGAAEAAERRAAAEMIEAEAPDTVRFTRIIKERVDLLDRQEIIAAMWEVAYADGNRNADEESLVRLVAGLLGVNDRDSALARQRALVGLGLSEE is encoded by the coding sequence ATGTTCCGCAATCTTCTAAGCCGCCTTTTCATCGACGCCCCCGAATCCTCGCACCTGCACGGGCAGGATGCCGAGGTCGCCGTCGCATCCCTGCTGGTCCGCCTGGCCCGCGCCGACGATCACTACGGCAAGGCCGAGCAGCAGCGCATCGACCAGGTGCTGGCCCGGCGCCGGGGCCTTGGCGCCGCCGAGGCAGCCGAACGGCGCGCGGCGGCCGAGATGATCGAGGCCGAGGCCCCCGATACCGTGCGTTTCACCCGCATCATCAAGGAACGGGTGGACCTGCTGGACCGGCAGGAGATCATCGCCGCCATGTGGGAGGTCGCCTATGCCGACGGAAACCGCAACGCCGACGAGGAATCGCTCGTGCGGCTGGTCGCGGGGCTTCTCGGCGTGAACGACCGCGATTCGGCGCTGGCCCGGCAAAGGGCGCTGGTGGGGCTGGGCCTGTCCGAGGAATGA
- a CDS encoding ABC transporter ATP-binding protein gives MAAAHPAPASAPASARASARVPVIEIRDLHKAYGPLQVIKGVSLTAPRGHVISLIGSSGSGKSTLLRCCNLLEDSQQGEILFEGEAVRWRGTGLARVPADRAQVTRLRTNLSMVFQQFNLWSHMTILQNVMEAPVHVLKRSPAEVEVRARELLAKVGIGDKADAWPAQLSGGQQQRAAIARALCMEPKALLLDEPTSALDPELQQEVVRVIKALATEHCTMLLVTHDMRLAADVSDHVVFLHQGRIEEEGPPAQLFGAPRSERLRQFLSASMAE, from the coding sequence ATGGCCGCCGCCCATCCGGCCCCCGCTTCGGCCCCCGCTTCGGCCCGCGCTTCGGCCCGCGTGCCGGTGATAGAAATCCGGGACCTGCACAAGGCCTATGGCCCGCTGCAGGTCATCAAGGGCGTCAGCCTGACCGCCCCGCGCGGCCATGTCATCAGCCTGATCGGCTCTTCCGGCTCGGGCAAGTCGACGCTCTTGCGCTGCTGCAACCTGCTCGAGGACAGCCAGCAGGGCGAGATCCTGTTCGAGGGCGAGGCTGTGCGCTGGCGCGGCACCGGGCTGGCGCGGGTGCCCGCCGACCGCGCCCAGGTCACGCGGCTGCGCACCAACCTGTCCATGGTGTTCCAGCAGTTCAACCTGTGGTCGCACATGACCATCCTGCAGAACGTGATGGAGGCGCCGGTCCATGTGCTGAAGCGCAGCCCGGCCGAGGTCGAGGTGCGGGCGCGCGAATTGCTGGCCAAGGTCGGCATCGGCGACAAGGCCGACGCCTGGCCCGCGCAGCTGTCGGGCGGCCAGCAGCAGCGCGCCGCCATCGCCCGCGCGCTCTGCATGGAGCCCAAGGCGCTGCTTCTGGACGAGCCGACCAGCGCGCTGGACCCGGAATTGCAGCAGGAGGTGGTGCGCGTCATCAAGGCGCTGGCTACCGAGCATTGCACCATGCTGCTGGTCACCCATGACATGCGGCTGGCGGCCGATGTCAGCGACCACGTCGTCTTCCTGCATCAGGGCCGGATCGAGGAAGAGGGGCCGCCGGCGCAGCTTTTCGGCGCGCCGCGCTCCGAACGGCTGCGCCAGTTCCTGAGCGCGTCCATGGCCGAATGA
- a CDS encoding transporter substrate-binding domain-containing protein — protein MKKIMLAAAALALTTSMGVAQTVRIATEGAYPPYNFINDQGQVAGFEVELGNELCQRAELQCTWVKNDWDSIIPNLVSSNYDAIMAAMSINEERKQAIAFTENYLPPAPSSYVALEEGANLETGIVAVQIGTVQASHIADTQATMLEYPNIDQVFAAVRNGEADAAFGDHEVMRPFVEDSEDLIFVGEQVRLDEGIGIGVRQSDNELREKLNAAIGAMKQDGSLNELIKKHFGEDAQTYE, from the coding sequence ATGAAGAAGATCATGCTTGCAGCCGCGGCGCTGGCCCTGACCACGAGCATGGGTGTGGCGCAGACGGTGCGCATCGCCACCGAGGGCGCCTATCCTCCCTACAACTTCATCAACGATCAGGGGCAGGTGGCCGGGTTCGAGGTCGAGCTGGGCAACGAGCTGTGCCAGCGCGCCGAACTGCAATGCACCTGGGTCAAGAACGACTGGGATTCGATCATCCCGAACCTCGTCTCGTCGAATTACGACGCGATCATGGCGGCGATGAGCATCAACGAAGAGCGCAAGCAGGCCATCGCCTTCACCGAGAACTATCTGCCCCCCGCGCCCTCGTCCTATGTCGCGCTTGAAGAGGGGGCCAATCTGGAAACCGGCATCGTCGCGGTCCAGATCGGGACGGTCCAGGCCTCCCATATCGCCGATACGCAGGCCACGATGCTGGAATATCCGAATATCGACCAGGTCTTCGCCGCCGTCCGCAATGGCGAGGCCGACGCGGCCTTCGGCGACCACGAGGTCATGCGCCCCTTCGTCGAGGACAGCGAGGACCTGATCTTCGTCGGCGAGCAGGTCCGGCTGGACGAGGGCATCGGCATCGGCGTGCGCCAGTCCGACAACGAGCTGCGCGAAAAGCTGAACGCGGCGATCGGCGCGATGAAGCAGGACGGCAGCCTGAACGAGCTGATCAAGAAGCATTTCGGCGAGGACGCGCAGACCTACGAATGA
- a CDS encoding ABC transporter permease has translation MFSYCTDPSALQGLAWLSCYLTTGNHMLFYLSFGTVLLLLAVTAPAALLFGFGGALAARSRMTPLRWFGRIYTSMVRGVPDIIFFLFVPIALDQGLEWLRSRVYCDPSVPVRQGNEFIVCAAAKLPLSTSPEWVHQLYGIFLAVIAFSVVFGAFAANVLHGAMNAVPRAQLETAEAYGMSPRQVNRRILIPQMWTYALPGLANLWMILIKSTPLLFVLGVEDIVYWARELGGAKTRAYAYPHPDWRLYYFLAILVFYLLMTWGSERIFDRIRARLSAGQATAAGEAMRKAAT, from the coding sequence ATGTTTTCCTACTGCACCGACCCTTCCGCCCTGCAAGGGCTTGCCTGGTTGTCATGCTATCTGACGACCGGCAATCACATGCTGTTCTACCTGTCCTTCGGCACGGTGCTGCTGCTCCTGGCCGTCACCGCGCCGGCGGCGCTGCTTTTCGGGTTCGGCGGCGCGCTGGCCGCGCGCTCGCGCATGACGCCGCTGCGCTGGTTCGGGCGCATCTATACCTCGATGGTGCGCGGCGTGCCCGACATCATCTTCTTCCTTTTCGTACCCATCGCACTGGACCAGGGCCTGGAATGGCTGCGCTCGCGCGTCTATTGCGACCCTTCGGTGCCGGTGCGGCAGGGCAACGAGTTCATCGTCTGCGCGGCGGCCAAGCTGCCACTCTCGACCTCGCCGGAATGGGTGCATCAGCTCTATGGCATCTTCCTGGCGGTGATCGCCTTTTCGGTGGTCTTCGGGGCCTTCGCCGCCAATGTGCTGCATGGCGCGATGAACGCCGTGCCCCGTGCCCAGCTGGAAACCGCCGAGGCCTATGGCATGAGCCCGCGGCAGGTGAACCGGCGCATCCTGATCCCGCAGATGTGGACCTATGCCCTGCCGGGCCTCGCCAATCTGTGGATGATCCTGATCAAGTCCACGCCGCTGCTGTTCGTGCTGGGGGTCGAGGACATCGTCTACTGGGCGCGCGAGCTGGGCGGCGCCAAGACCCGCGCCTATGCCTATCCGCATCCCGACTGGCGGCTTTACTATTTCCTCGCCATCCTGGTGTTCTACCTGCTGATGACCTGGGGCTCGGAACGGATCTTCGACCGTATCCGGGCGCGGCTCTCGGCCGGCCAGGCCACCGCCGCCGGCGAGGCGATGCGAAAGGCCGCGACATGA